CAAGCGCGGCGGGCAAGCCGGCCGCCTCCGCCAGGAATCCGATGGCAGGCGGCCCCAGCAAAAATCCCGCGTAGCCGATGGTCGCGACCTGCGCGATGCCGCGCCCGGCCAGGGCGTGCCCGGCGATGCCGTACATCACGGGGACCACGTTGCTGAGGCCCAGGCCCGAGAGCGCAAAGCCCAGCGCGGCAGGCAGCGGCTCACGGGCCAGCAGGGCCAGGCCGAGGCCCAGCGCGGTCAGCAGGGCGCCGCCCCGCACCGTCTGTTCGTCTCCCAGGCGCGTGCGGACGCGGTCACCGAACCAGCGGCCCAGGGTCATGGCCGCCACAAAGGCCGCGTAGCCCAGCCCAGCCTCGCCGCCGCTCACTGCCAGCACGTCCCGGAAATACAGCGCCGCCCAGTCGTAATTGGCCCCCTCCGACAGCATGCCCAGGAAACACAGCCCACCCAGCAGCAAGACCGCCGGACGCAGGGGGCTGGAGGTGCGCGGGGTGGCAGGGCCAAGCTGGGTCTGCCGCTGGGAAGGGTCGGGCAGCAGCAGGCGCCCCGCGATCCACCCCACCAGCGCTGTCACGCCGGCGACCGTCAGCACGTGCGCCAGGACCGGAACCCGTCCGAGCAGCGCGGCGCCGAGCAAGGCTCCCGCCACGCCGCCCAGGCTGAAATAGGCGTGCAGGCGGCTCATGACAGGGCGCTGCAAGACCCGCTCGACCGTCACGCCCTGGGCATTCATGGCCACGTCCAGCGCGCCGTTGACCGCGCCGAGCAACAGCAGGGCGGCCAGCAAACCCGGCAAGCCGGGCGTCAGAAAAGGCAGCGCCAACGTCAACATGCACGTCACCACGGCGACGTGTGTGACCCGGTGGCTCCCGAAGCGGGCCGTCCAGCGGCCTGTCAGCGGCATGCTGAGCAGGCTCCCTCCGCCGATCGCCAGCAGGGCCAGGCCGATCTGCGCCTCGCTGAGGTCCAGGCGGTCACGCACGCTGGGAATCAGGACGCCCCAGGTCGCAAACAGCGCCCCGTTGGTCAGAAAGATGGCGCTGACAGCGCGGCGGGCTTGCTCGGCCCGGGGAGGCGGGGGTGCGGCGGAGGGCGGGAGAGCGTCGGTCATGCCGGAAACCTCTGGGGGAAGGCGAAATCACCTCTGAACCGGTTCAGAGGAAAAGCGGTTTACGCTAGCATCCCCCCATGTCACCCGCCAGACCGGTGGTCCGCCGCGTGACCTCGCGCGACGTGGCGGCGCGGCTGGGGGTGTCGGCAGCGACGGTCAGCAACGCCTACAACCGGCCGGATCAGCTCTCGCCGGAGCTGCGCGACCGGGTGCTGGCGGCGGCGCGCGAACTGGGCTACAGCGGCCCCGATCCGCTGGCGCGCAGCCTGCGCCGGGGCCGCAGCGGGGTGGTCGGGGTGGTCTACGGCAGCCCGCTGGAGTTCGCCTTCGCGGACCCTGCCGCCAGCCTTTTCCTGGGGGGCGTGGCGCGGGCGGTGCAGCAAGAAGGGCTGAACCTGCTGCTGCTGCCCCACCTGCCCGGAACGGGTGCCCTCAGCCCCGCCGGGGCCGCCAGTGTGGACGGCCTGATCCTCTACGCGACCCCCCCGGACAGCCCGGCCCTGGCAACGGCGCGGGCGCGGGGCCTGCCCACCGTCCTGGTGGATCAGGCGCCGCAGCAGGACCTGTGCCGGATCGGCATCAAGGACGGTGCGGGCGCGGAGGCGGCGGCCCGGCATCTGCTGGAGCTGGGGCACCGTGACCTGGGGGTGCTGGCGTTGCCGCTGGGCACGTCCGCCGCTCCGCACGCCCACATCCGCGCCCGTCTGGACGGCTATCGCCGGGCACTGCGCGGCAGCTCCGCCCGGCTCCAGGTGACCCGGAGCCTGGGCACCTCGCCCGGGGCGGGGAAACGCCTCGCCCGTGAGCTGCTCGCGGCCCACCCCGGGGTCACGGCCCTGCTGTGCATGAGCGACGTGCTCGCGCAGGGCGCCTTGCAGGTTCTGGCGGGGGCGGGGCGCGGGGTGCCCGGCCAGCTCAGCGTGGTGGGCTACGACGACATTCCCAGCAGCGCGGCGCTCGACCTCACGACCGTGCAGCAGCCCACCGCCGAGAAGGGGCTGGAGGCCGGGCGCGCCATCCTGGCCCTGTTGAGAGGAGAGCGGCCCCCCAGCGTGACGCTGCCCACGCAGCTGGTCGTGCGCGGCAGCAGCGGCCCGGCGCCCGCCGCCCGTGCCCCCCACGCGCCCCGGGTCTGACCCCCGCCCCGCCCTGTACCCTGTGCCTCATGAAACTGATGGTGGTCGGAGGCGCGGGATACATCGGGTCGCACACGGTGAGGCAGCTGCTCGCGGCGGGTCACGAGGCCGTGGTGCTGGACAACCTGTCGAGCGGGCACGCGCAGGCGCTGCCGGAAGGGGTGCCGCTGGTGCAGGCCGACCTGCTCGATCCGGCGGGCGTGAAAGCCGCCCTGGAAGCCCACCAGCCCGACGCGGTGATCCACTTCGCCGCGCTGATCGAGGTGGGCGAGAGCATGCGCGCCCCGGGCCGTTACTACCGCAACAACGTGGTCGGCAGCCTCAACCTGTTGCAGGCCATCGTGGAAACGCGCAAGGTGCCACTGGTGTTCTCCTCGACAGCCGCCGTGTACGGCACGACCGACGCTGTGCCGATCCCGGAGGACGCGCCGCTGCACCCCGAGAGCGTCTACGGCGAGACCAAGCTGATGACCGAGAACATGATTCACGCCTTTCACGTGGCGCACGGGCTGCCGTACATCGTCTTGCGGTATTTCAACGTGTGCGGCGCGGCGCCCGGCGGCGACATCGGTGAGGCGCACCCCAACAAGACGCACCTGATCGAACTGGCCTGCCTGACCGCCCTCGGGCAGCGCGAGAAGATGATGATTTTCGGAGACGACTACCCCACGCCCGACGGCACCTGCATCCGCGACTACGTGCATGTGCAGGACCTGGCCGACGCGCACGTGCTGGCGGTCGAGGCGCTGCAACGGGGCCAGGCGAACGCCGCCACCTACAACGTGGGCCTGGGCCACGGCTTTTCCGTCCGCGAGGTGCTCGACGCGGTGGACGCGGTGACCGGCAAGCCGCTGACGCGCGAGGTCGCGCCCCGCCGCGCGGGCGATCCGCCCCGGCTGGTGGCGGGCGCGCGGCGGATCGTGGACGAGCTGGGCTTCCAGCCGCAGTTCACCGACCTTCAGGAGATCGTGCGGACCGCCTGGGAGTGGCACCGCAAGCACCCGCACGGCTTCGGGCAGTAAGGGGCCGTCGCCGAGGGCCGCTCCGCGTCCTTTACCCTGGGTCCCATGCTTCCCCTCAAGCTGGCTTCGGCAGACCTGAGCGCCCACATCGAGCGCGGCATCGAGGACCTGCGTGACCTCGTCGCCCTGGAAAGCGTCTCGGCGCAGGGCAGGATGCTGCCCGAGACGGCGGCCTTCGTGACCCGGCTGCTGGAGGCCGAGGGCTTTGAGGTGCGCGCGTACCCCGGCGAGGTCGCCCCGGTGCTGGTGGCCGAGGCGGGCGCGGGCGCGGCGACCCTGCTCATCTACAACCACTATGACGTGCAGCCCGAGGACCCGCTGGAGCTGTGGGAGACCCCGCCCTTCACGCTGACCGAGCGGGACGGGCGGCTCTACGGGCGCGGCGCTTCGGACGACAAGGGGGAGTTCGCTTCGCGGCTGGCGGCCATCCGCGCGGTGAAGGAACGCCACGGCGGCACCTTGCCCCTGCGCGTGCGCTGGCTGATCGAGGGCGAAGAGGAGGTCGGCAGCCCCTCGCTGGAGCGCTTCGTCACGGAACACGCCGACGAGTTGCGCGCCGACGGCTGCTGGTGGGAGTTCGGCGGCATCGACCCGGACGGACGCCCGGTCCTGTCCCTCGGCCTCAAAGGGGTGATGTGCGTCGAATTGCGCTGCCGGGTGGCGGCCTCCGACCTGCACAGCAGCCTGGGCGCCGTCGTGGACAATCCGCTGTACCGCCTCGCCCGCGCGGTGGCCTCGCTGCGCGACGGCGCCGGGCGCGTGACCATTCCCGGCTTTTCCGACGACGTGCGGGAAGCGTCCCCGGCAGACCGGGCAGCCCTCACGCAGATTCCCGGGGACGGGCAGGCCGTGCGCGAGACCTACGGCGTGACCCGTCCGCTGGCGACCGGGCCGGCGTACCACGAGCGGCTCAACCTGCATCCGGTGGTCAACGTGAACGGCTGGGGCGGCGGCTACCAGGGTGAGGGAAGCAAGACGGTCCTGCCCGCCCACGGCTTCGTCAAGCTCGACTTCCGGCTGGTGCCCGACCAGGACCCGGCGCGGGTGCTGGAGCTGCTGCGGGCGCACCTGGACGCGCAGGGCCTGGACGACGTGGAGATCGTCGAGTTGGAGGCGCACCAGAAGCCCGCACGGGCAGACGCCGGGCATGGGTTCGTGCAGGCGTGCATCGCCGCCGCGCGCGAGGCCTACGGGCAGGAGCCGGTCGTGCAGCCGTCGAGCGGGGGCAGCGGGCCGATGCACCCCTTTGGAGCGGCGGTCGGGGTGCCGTGTGTGGCGGCGGGGATCGGGAATGTCGGGGGGCGGGTCCACGCGCCGAACGAGAACATCGTGCGGGAGCACTTCGGGCAGGGGGTGGCGTTCGGGGTGGCGTTGCTGGAGCGGCTTTCGCGGGGGAGTTGAATTACAGCTTCCCCACCCCCCAGCCCCCTCCCCAGGGGGTAGGGGGAGTTTTTCGCTGCGCTCGGCAAGGACACACGGGCGGCGCTGGGATGGCGTCGTCGTCGAATGGAATGTTGGATCTTGGTGCGGCCTCGCCTGCGGCCACCGTCTCGCTGCGCGATTGAGGCGTGGGGAAGGCAGTGCGGACGCTGTCGGCGCGTTCCTGTGCGGCGTCCACGGTGCCCGTTTTCGGGAAAGCCCAAGCTTGAGCACCGTTACTCCTTCCCCTTGAGGCGGGAGCAGGCCAGCCCCCCAACTCAGCGGAAGCATTCAGGCCCAGACTGTTTCTGCTGGCTGCTGCCCCCTCCCCCTACACGTCCTCGCTGCCCGTGTCCATCCGGACCACCCGGGGGGTGAAGCGGGCCACCACGTCCACGAGGTCGCTCTGGCGGGCCAGCACGTCCTCGATGCGTTTGTAGGCCTGGGGCGCCTCGTCGATGCCGCCGCCGATCAGGGTGACGCCGCGCTCACGCAAGTAGGCCTGCACGTCCTTCTTGACCAGGGTGTTGGCGGCGGCCTTGCGCCCGAGCTGGCGGCCCGCGCCGTGGCTGGCGCTGGCGAGGGCGTCGGGGTTGCCCCGGCCGCGCACCACGAAGCCGGGGTCGGCCATGCTGCCGGGAATCAGTCCCAGTTGGCCGCGCTCGGCGGGGGTGGCGCCCTTGCGGTGGACGATCAGCTCGTGGCCCTCCACCTGCTGGCGCCAGGCGAGGTTGTGGCTGTTGCCCACCGAGGCGAGCGGGTCCACGCCCAGCGCGCGGGCGAGCCGGGCGTGGATCAGGTCGTGGTTGGCGAGCGCGTAGCGTCCGGCGAGGTTCATCGCCTGCCAGTAGCCCTCGCCCTCCTCGGTGCCCAGCGGAAGCCAGGCGAGCTTGCGGGCGGCGGGGTCGAGACTCGGATGCAGGGCCTGCGCGACTTTGGTGTAGTGGTTGGCCACCTGCGCCCCGAAGCCGCGCGAGCCGCTGTGCGACAGGATCGCCAGGTAGTCGCCCGCCTCCAGGCCCAGGTCAGGAGCCTCCAGCGTCAGGGTGCCGAACTCCACGAAATGGTTGCCGCTGCCCGAGGTGCCGATCTGCTCGGCGGCCTTGTCGTGCAGGTGCCGCAGGAGAGGCTGCTCGCGCCAGGCCCCCTCGTGCAGCACCGCGTGGTCGCCCCGGACCTTTTTCTCAAAGCTCACGCCCGCGCCGAAGCGGGTGTGCTTCAGCAGCAGCCCCCGCGCCTCGTCGGTGCCCAGCGCGCCGGGGGGCAGCGGCAGCACGCTCAGGCGCATCGAGCAGCCGATGTCCACGCCCACCCCGTAGGGAATCACGGCGTCCTCGGCGGCCAGCACCCCGCCGATGGGCAGGCCGTAGCCCACGTGCGCGTCGGGCATCAGCGCTCCCGCGCGGCTGATGGGCAGCTGCATCGCCACGTCCATCTGGCTGCGGGCGCCCGGCTCGATCAGGTCCTCGCCCCACACCCGGTAGGGGAGCGGCTCGGGGCGCAGGTCCGCCCCCCGGCGCGCGTCCAGCCTGGCCCGCTGCGAGGTCAGTTCGGTCGCGAGGTCCGAGTAGACCCCGCCCGAGAGGTAGGCGCCCGGGTTGTCTTGCACCGAGCGCAACTCGGCCAGAATCTCGGCCCGGCTCAGGCCCGCGCGCTCGCGCAGGCCAGCGGCCGAGAGGGCGAGCGCCACCGCCCGTTTCTCGAAGCCCAGCTTCGTGATCTGTTTTCCGTTCATGGGTGTCGTCCCCGTGGGCCACGCCGCCCGCTCGTCTCTTCAGCGGCGTCCCGTCGTCGTGAGGACCGGGGGCCGCGTGGCCCCGTCTCGGTCGCCTGGGTCGTCGGTTTCGGTGCTGCTGTGTCCATCCTGACGCTTGCTCCGCATGGCTCGCCCCCTTTCTTTCTTCACGCTGCCCGCCACTGTGCCTGTCTGGGTCGGCCCCCCGCATCGGCCGGGTGGCGCAGGCCTCCGGCAGGCCGTCTGGCGGAGCCGCCCGGCACGAAGGAGGGGTGCTTACAGACCGCGTTGTGGTCGTCCGGGCAAGCGCTTCCCCCGTCTTCAGATCGAGCCGCACCCGGTACGGCGAAGGGCGGGGCTGCCCTGCACGCGCGCCTGACAGGTCTCGCACCGCAAGCGGGGCCAGACCTTTTCGCACAGCCTCTGCGCCCGCTCGCGCACCTTGACGGGAGCGGGGCGCAGCTCCTCTTGCGGGGTGAAGTTCACTGCCGCGCCTCGAGCGCCGCCCGCGCCTCCGCGACCTCGTTCCAGGGCAGCGTCTCGGCGCCGCGCTCCAGGGTGTCTTCTGGACCTTTGCCCGCCAGCAGCACCGTGTCGCCCGGCTGCGCTTCCCGGATCACCTGCCGGATCGCCTCGCGGCGGTCCCCGATGCGGACGAAGTTGGTGCGGCCCGCCTCCCGCGCTCCCCGCTCCATCTCGGCCAGAATCTCGTCCAGCGGCGTGTCGCGGTGGTCTTCCTCGGTAAAGACGGCGTGGTCGCCCAGACGGGTCGCCACCTCGCCCAGTGGCGCCCGCTTGCCGGGGTCGCGCGGCCCGCCCGCCGAGCCGAGCAGCACCCACAGCCTGCCGCGGGTGGTGGCGCGCAGGGTGGTCAGGGCCTTGTCCAGGCTGGACGGCGTGTGCGCGAAATCCACGATCACGCGCGGGGCGCCCTCACCGCCCGGCACGAGTTCCATCCGGCCCGGGACGCCCCGGAAGGAGGCCAGGCCCTCCACCAGCTCGGGCACGCCCGCGCCCAGCCGCGCCGCCGCCGCCAGCCCGGCCAGCGCGTTCGCCACGTTGAAACGCCCGATCATGGGCAACTGCGCCGCGAACTCGCCCAGCGGCGAGCGGACCCGGAAGTGCAGGCCGGTCGCCCGCTCCTTGATGTCGGTCGCCTGCCAGTCGGCGGCCCGGCCCTCGGCGGAGTAGGTGGTCTCGGCGGGGGCAATGCCGGTCAGCTGCTCCGTCCAGGGATCGTCGGCGTTCAGCACGGCGAATGGGGCACGCTCGACCAGCTTGCGTTTGTCCGCGAAGTAGTTCTCGAGCGTGCCGTGAAAGTCCAGGTGCTCGCGGCTGAGGTGCGTCCACACCGCCACGTCCCAGGCCACCCCGCGCACCCGGTCGAGCGCCAGGGCGTGGCTGCTGGCTTCCAGCACCGCCGCCCGCGCGCCCGCGTCCAGCATCTCGCGCAGGGTGGCCTGGACCTGGGGTGCTTCCGGCGTCGTGAAGTGGGCCGGGAAGTGGCGCAGCACGCCGTCGGGCAATTCGTAGCCCACGGTGCTGAGCAGGCCGGTCCGCAGGCCCGAGGCCCGCAGCAGGTGGCGCAGCAGCCAGCTCGTCGTGGTCTTGCCGTCGGTGCCGGTCACGCCGACCACCTGCAAGGCCCGGCTGGGGTGCCCCTCCAGCGCCGCCGCCGCGTCGGCCAGCGCCGCCCGGGCGTCCGGCACCGTCAGGTAGGGCAGGGGAGAGGTCAGCCCTTCCGGCAGGCCCTCGCCCAGCACTGCGGCCGCGCCGCGCGCCGCCACGTCCCCGGCGAAGCTGTGCCCGTCGAACCTCGCCCCGCGAATCGCCACGAACGCGAAGCCCGGCTGCACCCAGGCCGCGTGGTGGGTCACCCCGCGCACCTCCACGTCGGGGAGATCAGCGGGAGACACGTTCAGGGCGGCGGCAAGCTCGGGCAGACGCATGGGACGAGACTAGCAGCCCGCTTCCCGCCGCCCCCGCTCCGCTCCTATGCTGACGGTATGCCCACCGCTCGCCCGCCCCTGAACGTGTCTCCCCCGGAGGACCCTGACCGCTGTGAGGTCGCCTGCGTTCATCCCCAGGCGGTCGCCCGCGCCCGCGCCGCTCAGCCTGACGAGGGCACGCTGGCCCGCGCCGCCGCGCTGCTCAAGGCGGTGTCGGACCCCACCCGGCTGCGATTGCTGACCGCCTTGGGGACTGGAGAGCTATGCGTGTGCGACCTCGCCGCCGTGGCAGGCACCAGCGAGAGCGCCGTGAGCCACCAGTTGCGCCTGCTGCGCGGTCAGCAACTCGTCGCGCCGCGCAAGGAAGGTCGGGTCGTCTATTACCGCCTGGCCGACGATCACGTGGCAGGAGTGCTGGGAAACGTACTGGAGCATGTGGGACATACCGCGCCCTAGCTCATCGGCACAGTTGCGGCAGTCTTCTATTGTCGAGCTAGGCTTGACTTCATGAAGAGGCGCAGGAAGCTCAGCCTTCATTTTCTTGGGTGTTCTGCCAGATGGGAACGGTCAGTCGCCGGTCAGAATGCTTTTCAGAGGTGAACTCAATATGGCGATGCAAATGCAAGACCTTCAGGATCTCTACGTTCACAAGCTCCAGAGCATCTACAGCGCCGAGCAGCAGGGCCTGCAAGCCATGCAGCAGAGCCTGGAGATGATCCAGACGCCCGAGCTGAAGCAGGGGATGCAGATGCACATCGAGCAGACCCAGCAGCAGATTCAGCGCCTGGAAGGGCTGTTCCAGAAGTTGGGACAGCAGCCCGGCGGTGAGACCAACGTGGCGATGCAGGGGCTGGTACAAGAGGCCCAGAAGCTGATGGGGCAGGGCGGCAGCCCCGAAGCGCTGGAGGCGGGCCTGATCGCCTGCCAGCAGGCCATGGAGCACTACGAGATGGCTGGATACGGCACCGCGCGCACCTACGCGCAGCTTCTGGGGGACCAGGACGCCGTGCAGGTGCTGGAACAGACCCTTCAGGAAGAGAAGACGGCCGACGAGCAGCTCACCCAGATCGCCGGGCAGATCAACGTCGAGGCGATGAACGCCTGAATGGGAGCATCACGGGGGGGCGGAGCCTGCGAGGTTCCGCCTTTTTCTACGGCTTCCCCGGCGAAGGGCAGGACGAATGCCAGCGCACGTCGGCCACCGTGATGGACAGAACCGCGAGGGGCTTTCCACCAACCTTCCAATCCTCGGGCGGCTGGTAGGTCACTCCTTCCGCATCCCAGGTGACGGTGCCCCGCCACTCCGGCCCCGGCCAATAGGCTTTGCGAATGCGCCAGCTGGGGTG
The sequence above is a segment of the Deinococcus budaensis genome. Coding sequences within it:
- a CDS encoding RtcB family protein; protein product: MNGKQITKLGFEKRAVALALSAAGLRERAGLSRAEILAELRSVQDNPGAYLSGGVYSDLATELTSQRARLDARRGADLRPEPLPYRVWGEDLIEPGARSQMDVAMQLPISRAGALMPDAHVGYGLPIGGVLAAEDAVIPYGVGVDIGCSMRLSVLPLPPGALGTDEARGLLLKHTRFGAGVSFEKKVRGDHAVLHEGAWREQPLLRHLHDKAAEQIGTSGSGNHFVEFGTLTLEAPDLGLEAGDYLAILSHSGSRGFGAQVANHYTKVAQALHPSLDPAARKLAWLPLGTEEGEGYWQAMNLAGRYALANHDLIHARLARALGVDPLASVGNSHNLAWRQQVEGHELIVHRKGATPAERGQLGLIPGSMADPGFVVRGRGNPDALASASHGAGRQLGRKAAANTLVKKDVQAYLRERGVTLIGGGIDEAPQAYKRIEDVLARQSDLVDVVARFTPRVVRMDTGSEDV
- a CDS encoding M20/M25/M40 family metallo-hydrolase, with product MLPLKLASADLSAHIERGIEDLRDLVALESVSAQGRMLPETAAFVTRLLEAEGFEVRAYPGEVAPVLVAEAGAGAATLLIYNHYDVQPEDPLELWETPPFTLTERDGRLYGRGASDDKGEFASRLAAIRAVKERHGGTLPLRVRWLIEGEEEVGSPSLERFVTEHADELRADGCWWEFGGIDPDGRPVLSLGLKGVMCVELRCRVAASDLHSSLGAVVDNPLYRLARAVASLRDGAGRVTIPGFSDDVREASPADRAALTQIPGDGQAVRETYGVTRPLATGPAYHERLNLHPVVNVNGWGGGYQGEGSKTVLPAHGFVKLDFRLVPDQDPARVLELLRAHLDAQGLDDVEIVELEAHQKPARADAGHGFVQACIAAAREAYGQEPVVQPSSGGSGPMHPFGAAVGVPCVAAGIGNVGGRVHAPNENIVREHFGQGVAFGVALLERLSRGS
- a CDS encoding UDP-N-acetylmuramoyl-L-alanyl-D-glutamate--2,6-diaminopimelate ligase, with product MRLPELAAALNVSPADLPDVEVRGVTHHAAWVQPGFAFVAIRGARFDGHSFAGDVAARGAAAVLGEGLPEGLTSPLPYLTVPDARAALADAAAALEGHPSRALQVVGVTGTDGKTTTSWLLRHLLRASGLRTGLLSTVGYELPDGVLRHFPAHFTTPEAPQVQATLREMLDAGARAAVLEASSHALALDRVRGVAWDVAVWTHLSREHLDFHGTLENYFADKRKLVERAPFAVLNADDPWTEQLTGIAPAETTYSAEGRAADWQATDIKERATGLHFRVRSPLGEFAAQLPMIGRFNVANALAGLAAAARLGAGVPELVEGLASFRGVPGRMELVPGGEGAPRVIVDFAHTPSSLDKALTTLRATTRGRLWVLLGSAGGPRDPGKRAPLGEVATRLGDHAVFTEEDHRDTPLDEILAEMERGAREAGRTNFVRIGDRREAIRQVIREAQPGDTVLLAGKGPEDTLERGAETLPWNEVAEARAALEARQ
- a CDS encoding MFS transporter, translating into MTDALPPSAAPPPPRAEQARRAVSAIFLTNGALFATWGVLIPSVRDRLDLSEAQIGLALLAIGGGSLLSMPLTGRWTARFGSHRVTHVAVVTCMLTLALPFLTPGLPGLLAALLLLGAVNGALDVAMNAQGVTVERVLQRPVMSRLHAYFSLGGVAGALLGAALLGRVPVLAHVLTVAGVTALVGWIAGRLLLPDPSQRQTQLGPATPRTSSPLRPAVLLLGGLCFLGMLSEGANYDWAALYFRDVLAVSGGEAGLGYAAFVAAMTLGRWFGDRVRTRLGDEQTVRGGALLTALGLGLALLAREPLPAALGFALSGLGLSNVVPVMYGIAGHALAGRGIAQVATIGYAGFLLGPPAIGFLAEAAGLPAALGVALLGAALITLLGGWVFSLLREKRPVVPL
- a CDS encoding ferritin-like domain-containing protein, coding for MAMQMQDLQDLYVHKLQSIYSAEQQGLQAMQQSLEMIQTPELKQGMQMHIEQTQQQIQRLEGLFQKLGQQPGGETNVAMQGLVQEAQKLMGQGGSPEALEAGLIACQQAMEHYEMAGYGTARTYAQLLGDQDAVQVLEQTLQEEKTADEQLTQIAGQINVEAMNA
- the galE gene encoding UDP-glucose 4-epimerase GalE; this encodes MKLMVVGGAGYIGSHTVRQLLAAGHEAVVLDNLSSGHAQALPEGVPLVQADLLDPAGVKAALEAHQPDAVIHFAALIEVGESMRAPGRYYRNNVVGSLNLLQAIVETRKVPLVFSSTAAVYGTTDAVPIPEDAPLHPESVYGETKLMTENMIHAFHVAHGLPYIVLRYFNVCGAAPGGDIGEAHPNKTHLIELACLTALGQREKMMIFGDDYPTPDGTCIRDYVHVQDLADAHVLAVEALQRGQANAATYNVGLGHGFSVREVLDAVDAVTGKPLTREVAPRRAGDPPRLVAGARRIVDELGFQPQFTDLQEIVRTAWEWHRKHPHGFGQ
- a CDS encoding LacI family DNA-binding transcriptional regulator, with amino-acid sequence MSPARPVVRRVTSRDVAARLGVSAATVSNAYNRPDQLSPELRDRVLAAARELGYSGPDPLARSLRRGRSGVVGVVYGSPLEFAFADPAASLFLGGVARAVQQEGLNLLLLPHLPGTGALSPAGAASVDGLILYATPPDSPALATARARGLPTVLVDQAPQQDLCRIGIKDGAGAEAAARHLLELGHRDLGVLALPLGTSAAPHAHIRARLDGYRRALRGSSARLQVTRSLGTSPGAGKRLARELLAAHPGVTALLCMSDVLAQGALQVLAGAGRGVPGQLSVVGYDDIPSSAALDLTTVQQPTAEKGLEAGRAILALLRGERPPSVTLPTQLVVRGSSGPAPAARAPHAPRV
- a CDS encoding ArsR/SmtB family transcription factor; this translates as MPTARPPLNVSPPEDPDRCEVACVHPQAVARARAAQPDEGTLARAAALLKAVSDPTRLRLLTALGTGELCVCDLAAVAGTSESAVSHQLRLLRGQQLVAPRKEGRVVYYRLADDHVAGVLGNVLEHVGHTAP